A single genomic interval of Carassius gibelio isolate Cgi1373 ecotype wild population from Czech Republic chromosome A22, carGib1.2-hapl.c, whole genome shotgun sequence harbors:
- the LOC127943010 gene encoding NLR family CARD domain-containing protein 3-like produces the protein MASGEEQLKHNQVQKSSVHTGVSAQTGGTVNAPVLTGNIFTGSVTVIGSTAGHEPQKVPETAEKDTEKQADLILKNFLQTHKSNLKKKAERIFEGKEEADFQVVYTELFITEGDMKEVHQEHEILKIDDAFNKNKQTQDKPIQCNDIFTLLRDKEKIVLTKGVAGIGKTVSVHKFILDWAEGEANQDIHCVFLLPFREINFMTNKDFSLHKLLLEFYPELEGLEKTNLYEKCKLVFIFDGLDESRLALNFNTRTSPRAIVEERSSVDMLFTGLVKGNLLPSALVWVTSRPAAANQIPPQYVGLFTEVRGFTDRQKEEYFRKTITNKSLAERIISHIKTSRSLYIMCHIPVFCWITATVLQDILIKNSTENISTTLTEMYIHFLLIQMNTKSQKYDEQEERESTKNLGSNREVIRKLAKLAFEQLKEENIVFYEKDLTACGIIVSKDTEFTGMIAEIFRKENVLHYKKVFSFVHLSVQEFLAAVHVFICYLEKNMQELQFFFDKPKKNITLQKLRFFFDKPKENVTLQELMQKAVDKAMKSRRGHLDLFLRFLMGITLESSQNLLQGLITHTEDPTESITQTTQYIKQVQNKNISDEASVNLFYCLLELKDHSLYDEIQKYLSSDAHPGRDLSSSMCSVLTYILLMSEKELDEFNPRRFTSSQENYKRLIPAMRCCRKAL, from the exons TCCAGAAGAGCAGTGTTCACACTGGAGTCAGTGCTCAGACAGGAGGAACTGTAAATGCTCCTGTACTCACTGGAAACATCTTTACAGGCTCAGTGACCGTCATCGGCAGCACTGCAGGACACG AGCCACAAAAAGTCCCAGAGACGGCAGAAAAAGACACCGAAAAACAAG CAGATTTGATTCTGAAAAACTTCTTGCAAACTCACAAATCCAACCTAAAGAAGAAAGCAGAACGTATTTTTGAGGGCAAAGAAGAAGCAGATTTCCAGGTTGTTTACACAGAGCTCTTCATCACAGAGGGAGATATGAAAGAGGTTCATCAGGAACATGAGATTCTGAAGATTGATGATGCTTTcaacaagaacaaacaaacacaggacAAACCAATCCAATGCaatgatatatttacattattaagaGACAAGGAGAAGATTGTGCTGACCAAGGGAgtcgctggcattggaaaaacTGTCTCTGTGCACAAGTTCATCCTGGACTGGGCAGAAGGAGAAGCCAATCAGGATATACACTGTGTGTTCCTGCTTCCATTCAGAGAGATTAACTTTATGACCAATAAAGATTTCAGTCTCCACAAACTTCTGCTGGAATTTTATCCTGAACTGGAGGGCCTGGAGAAAACCAACTTATATGAGAAATGCAAACTAGTGTTTATATTTGATGGACTGGATGAGAGTCGCCTGGCTTTGAATTTTAATACTAGAACATCACCAAGAGCCATTGTTGAGGAAAGATCATCAGTAGATATGCTGTTCACAGGTCTGGTCAAAGGAAATCTGCTTCCATCAGCTCTGGTCTGGGTGACATCacgaccagcagcagccaatcagattcctCCTCAGTATGTGGGTTTGTTCACAGAGGTGCGAGGATTCACTGACAGACAGAAGGAAGAGTACTTCAGAAAGACAATCACAAATAAGAGTCTGGCTGAaagaatcatctcacacattaAGACATCTCGTAGTctctacatcatgtgccacatccctgTGTTCTGCTGGATCACAGCCACAGTACTTCAGGACATTCTCATCAAGAACAGTACAGAGAACATCAGCACAACACtcactgaaatgtacatccacttcctgctgatACAGATGAACACCAAGAGCCAGAAATATGATGAACAAGAAGAAAGAGAATCTACAAAGAACTTAGGTTCAAATAGAGAAGTGATTAGAAAATTAGCCAAACTAGCGTTTGAACAGCTGAAGGaggaaaacattgtgttttatgAGAAAGATCTGACAGCATGTGGTATTATTGTGAGTAAAGACACTGAGTTCACAGGAATGATCGCTGAGATCTTTAGGAAGGAAAATGTACTTCATTACAAGAAAGTCTTCTCCTTTGTGCATCTGAGTGTTCAAGAGTTCCTCGCTGCAGTGCATGTGTTCATCTGTTACCTGGAGAAGAACATGCAGGAGCTCCAGTTTTTCTTTGATAAGCCCAAGAAAAATATCACATTGCAGAAGCTTCGGTTTTTCTTTGATAAGCCCAAGGAAAATGTCACATTGCAAGAGCTAATGCAGAAGGCTGTTGATAAAGCCATGAAGAGTCGGAGAGGACATCTGGACTTGTTCCTGCGGTTTCTGATGGGTATTACACTGGAATCCAGTCAAAACCTGCTCCAAGGTCtgatcacacacactgaagaccCCACAGAGAGCATCACACAAACAACTCAATACATTAAAcaagtgcaaaacaaaaatatctCAGATGAAGCTTCAGTCAACCTGTTCTACTGCTTACTTGAGCTCAAAGATCATTCATTGTATGATGAAATCCAGAAATACCTCAGTTCAGATGCACATCCAGGAAGAGACCTCTCATCTTCAATGTGTTCAGTGCTGACCTATATACTGCTGATGTCAGAGAAGGAGCTGGATGAGTTCAACCCAAGGAGGTTCACATCATCACAAGAAAACTACAAGAGACTCATTCCAGCTATGAGATGCTGCAGAAAAGCCCTGTGA